In Sciurus carolinensis chromosome 16, mSciCar1.2, whole genome shotgun sequence, the genomic window AGGGACTTTCTCTCACTTTCCCTGCCCACCCCGAGCAGCTTCTGTCTATGCAAATTCCGGGGAGGGGGGACATTTGCCTGGCCCCCCACTTCCTGTCCTGGTGGGGGAGAGGAGGGGTGAATGTGGTGGGGCTGGTCTCACCCAGGGACACCCAGCCGGCTGCAGAACTGCAGTGCTCACAGCTGCTGCCACCTCCCCCATCAGCCCCAACCACTTGGAGCCTCAGGTGGCTGATGGCAACTCTGACATGTCCCTGTGTCTCTCCCCCGCCAGGCTCGATGGACCACACTTCAGCTGTCTGGTAAGTTGGGGCCCTGGGGTAGGGCCTATGGCCCTCCATAACCTCCCTCAGGtacctctctgcctcagtttccccttcagtcccttcctgtctctttgtCTTCCTGAATTCCCCCTTGTCACCTTCCCACCCCGTTGCCATCCCAGATCTTTTTCTGGCATCTCCATCCCTCTTGCAAGCTCTGAGGCCACTCCCTGTGACCTGGGTGTCTGTCTGCCCCATACTTAGCAAGTAGCATTCATTCCTCTTCCATGCCCCCCGGccctggtactggagattgaatgctggaagctctaccactgagcctcagtcctttgtatttttgattttgaggtgGTATCTGCCTAAGTTGacgaggctggccctgaacttgaggtcttcctgcctcaacctacaaagtatctgggattacaggtgtgcaccaccacactttttaaatttttaaaaatttttaaatttttctttattctataaTATTTCAAACACAGAAAATACTATACCAACTCCCCAGGAGCCACAATTCagtccaaaaaataaaaccttcctaATGTGGTTAAAAGAAAACTGCTTCTGAATCACCTCCCAGTCacaagtttgtttttgtttttgttttttttttgcccacATTGAATATGGTCAGCCGAGCATCCACACTTGTGCACACATCTATGAGTTTTCACACTGCATGCACCTGTGTCACCACTGACCAGATGCAGATCCAGAACATTCCCATCACTCCAGAATGGAGCATTCCTTCAGGTCCCTTCACAGGAAATCCCCACCTCCAATTTTTGCATAATTGattgttttgcctgtttttgaactttatatgaTGACTCATGCAGCAGGTCCCATTGGGGGCCTGGCTATCTTCCTTCTACACTAAGTGGGgttgttctttttccttgttgTGTAGTACTCCAGCTAGCTACACCAGTTTATTTATCATGCTGGGGCACCTGGACTGCTTTGTGTCTGGGGCTCTTAACAAAACTGCTCTGATTATTCCTAAGTAAGGCTGTTCTGTGGGCAAGGTTTCCGACTGCCCTGAGTTTACAGTGGCTGTGGGGTCACAGGGGTGATGGATATTGACTCTAGCCTTAATGTCCACTAGATTCCTGTGGCTAATGCAACTCATGACTCTTAGAGCAACACAGAGGTGGTTTAAAGAAGTGTGGGGGCCCCAACCCTTCCACATCTCATGCGCCCTCTCGCACCGACTGCGCCTAGAGGGGTTGCAAGGGTTCTCAGGAAACACAGCTGTGGCGGGGCGGCTGCCTGTGTCCCAGTCACATTGTGCCTATCTCTGCTCAGCGTCTGCATGCCTCTCCCTGCCCGTCTCTGGTGCCtggtctctgtgtctctctgcctggcagtctctgtctctttctgtctctgtcctcACCGgcctctcctgtcccctcccctggctATGTTAGTCTCCCTGAGGgtccagggtgggggtggggctcccTGAAGCCTGGGAtgaccctcttccctcccccaccccagcagtACTCAGATGGTGTCTTCTACGACCTGGATAGCTGCAAGCACTCTAGCTACCCTGACTCAGAGGGGGCTCCTGGTGAGTGGCCCTGGCCTGGACCCCTCCccacctgggccctgggcccatttcacagctggggaagctgagaccCAAGGGAGGTCTCACGAAGCATGGTAGGAGAAAGGTGGCCcaggcctctgccctcctccccttcctctcccacccaTCCCTCCCCATGCAAATTCTGGGGTCAGAGATTTGCACGGGCCACAATAGCCCCTCTGTGCTGGGGACTTTGGGTGGGAGGGGGCCTCTGTCAGACCTCCTGCCTTCTGACTCAAGTGTCTTCTCCCAGACTCTCTGTGGGGCTGGGCCGAGCCCCCTCCTGTCCCAGCCACCTCCTATGAGGCCTTCGACCCAGCGGTGGCCACCTACAGCCACCCGTCAGCTGTCCAGCTCTGCTATGGACCCTCGACCTACAGCTCTACAGGGACTCTGGACCCGGCTCCCAGCCTGGAGACCTCGGGGCCCAGCCTCCCAGCATACCCCACCGAGGACTTCACCTGCCAGGTGAGGGGCAGAGGGGGGGATTAAAACCCAAGCCCTCATCAGGTGGAGTTGTCCCaggggccaggcactgtgctcagcCAAGCCTGGGCACACAGCAGCCCCTCTCGTTCCTTCAGTGACCCCCAGGGCAAGAGCCAGCCTGCACCAAGGGGCCACACAGATTGGCCTTCTCTGGGTTGGACAGGCTTTAATGGAGGTAGCTCAGGTGTCCCCGGGCCTGGACATGGAGATATAATCCAAGACCCGCatccaaatgaaacaaaaatggagaCCAGAGCAAAAAGGGCTGCAGAGAAGGAAGTAAAGAGAGAgcgggaggaagggagagaaggggtcCTTGGATATGCAGGTGACACTGGCCTTCCACAGACTCTGGGCCCCCTGGTGTGTGCCCCGTACCCCAGCCCTGTGCTGTCAGAGGAGGAAGACTTGCTGCTGGACAGTCCTGCCCTTGAAGTCTCGGACAGCGAGTCCGATGAGGCCCTCATGACTGGCCCCGAGGGGAGGGGATCCGAGGCAGGTACGTGGGACTGAGGAGGTGGGGGAATCCCAGATAGAGACAGAGGGAGTGTCTGAAGGAATCACGACTCCGAGCACCGACTAGTATTTGGCAACTCTGAGCGTAGGTCCTAGCTCCGAGCCACCTGCTgccctgtgtgaccttgggcaagtaccCCCACCTCTCTGTACCTTGGTTTCCCATCTGCACAGTGGGACTGACAATGATAGCGAGTACACCCAAGAGGCCGGAGGGAGGATTAAGTGGGTTTCTAGGTGCAGATGGGGTATCCGGGTGTGGCCGGGCCAGTGCTCAATAGGTCCACGTCTTCACCACCATTACCAAGGCAAGAGCCACAACAGGAATGCCCGCACCGCCCCAGCTGTTCACCCTGCTGCTGCCCAGTGCCCCACATCTCAGACCCAGTGGGGAAGTTGGCTCATCAGTTGTGTTTACCATCAGGCTgtttcccatctgtaaagtgggcgTTGCTGTCATCATCCCTGTCTTGTGGGTCATGATGAAAACGAAATGACCTCGTACTTGTGAAGTGCCCAGTGATGCACTGGAGTGGAACGCTCCCTAGAGGTTTATAACGGTAAAATAAGCACGCACCCGAGCCCCCTTTTGACTGAAAGGACTCCAGCTCAGAGAGGTCGTCACCACTGCTGAGAAATGGCAGGTGGGGATGCCTGGCTTTGAGATCAGTTTTGTGGGTCCATTGCTGCTTGTAGGAGCCCAGGAGTCAGATGCCCTGGCCTCTCCCAGGATCCCACCTTGCCTGGGGCGGAGAGGCTTCCAGACCAGGAGCTGGAGAAATGGCTGTGCGGGTCCAAACTGACTCCAGAGGGTCCCACCCGTTGGTCCCACAAGCACTGTCAATGCCACGTGCTGTGCGGGGCACGTAGCTCGGCCCCAGCCTGCTTGGCCCCCTTCCCCCCACCGCAccataaacaaaaccaaactgtGTGCCCGCGGCCGAGCAGAGAAAGGTTGGACACAGGCCAgaaaaggggaagagaggggaTGGCCGGATCGTAGGTGGGGCAGAGACAGGTGTACCCAAGGGCCACCTCCCCCGCCCCCTGCCGCGGACCCCGAGGCTGGGGCGGAAGGGGGCGGGGCCTGAGGGACGCCCACTGACGCGTGTCCCCATGCGGCTGCAGGGGCCCGCAAGAAGCTGCGCCTGTACCAGTTCCTGCTGGGACTGCTGACTCGCGGGGACATGCGCGAGTGCGTGTGGTGGGTGGAGCCGGGTGCCGGCGTCTTCCAGTTCTCCTCGAAGCACAAGGAGCTCCTGGCGCGCCGCTGGGGCCAGCAGAAGGGCAACCGCAAGCGCATGACTTACCAAAAGCTGGCGCGTGCTCTCCGCAACTACGCCAAGACCGGCGAGATCCGCAAGGTCAAGCGCAAGCTCACCTACCAGTTCGACAGCGCGCTGCTGCCGGCCGCCCGCCGGGCTTGAGCGCGCCTGAGCCTCGCCTGTGGAGCCGCTCGGGGACCTCATGGCCCAGCCAGGACCCCTCCAGAGTCCCAGGGTCACTTCGGCGTCACCGCACCCTAGGACATAGGACCCATGAATCCCCACATTTGGAGTGGGGGTTGCCACAATCCCTAAGCCCTGCCCGGGGCCCCTCTAGGACTCCCCAGTGTGTTTCTGGGAGTCCTTTGTCATGTACAGGATCCCCAGGATCGTCATGTTTTGGGTCACAGGACCTACGGACCACAGTATCGTGTGTGGCAGGCCacggggccgggggcgggggcgcgtggggtgggggggaatgtGGGCAGCGTGTCCAGAATTCCAAGAACTTCTCTGGGGTCCCTTTATATCTGAGGTCCCCCTCCCAGGCCAGTCACCTCTCTGAAGTCCCCTGTGTGTCTGTGAACTCTTCATCTCACCAGGGGTAGGTGAACCCACATACCATCACATCAGGAGGGGGTGCCCCCAGCAACCCAAACCTTGGGATGGGATCCCCTTCTCAAGTCTGGATAAGTCCCCTGATTATGTCTGGGTCCTTCTGTGGAACCCTTTATCTACCCATCTGTCCATCATCTGTCCATCTGACTCTCCTCACTTTGTACCCAGATCCTGTTGCCATCTTTGAGATCCCCTTGTTCTCTGGAACCACTCtactgtcacttttttttttttttttttgcgggagCAGGGGACGCCTAGAATTCTCTGATCACATCTAGGGCCCCTTTGTGATCCTTTGGTTACGTCGGAAGTGACTCGTTAGGTCTGAGGTGGGGGCAAGTGTCCAGTGTCATATCTGGGATCCTCAATCACATCTGAGACCCCACAAGGGTTCCTTAGAAGTCCTATAAGGAGCTCTGAGTTCTCATGGGGATTCTGACCTTCCTGGGGTGCCCTTTGTATGTCCCTGTGAGCAGGCTTCTGCGGTCCCCCAGGATTTCTGTGTATTGGGCAGCTCCCCGATCCCATGGCATTTCTAGCTAGAGGTCTCAAGCTGGtgaacccccacccccactcaggCAAACTAGGTCCCTGGTGGTGTTTTCTTTAGTTCACTGAAGCGTTCTGAGGGGAAGAACCTGAATTAACAGCCAGCCTTTTGAAATAGGGAGATTTTGCATGATCCAGATTTCCAGCTTTGCTTGTCTTTGGACAATCCAGAGCTAGTGGGTCAGCTTTTTGATGTTGAGATGTTGCAGAAGGAGAGTGGCCCCCTCATAATGCATCATCTATTCTTCAACTGCCCCAGTCCCTGCCACCCCCAAGCTTGTTTCACTCCAGTGACTTTTCTGTGCTGCCTCCTTGGTCCCAACCATTGCATTTCCACTCTGTGGGAACCCAGCATGAGCTGAAGACTGCGTGACTGTGAGAGCTGTCATGGGAGCCAAAGATCCAGAGCCTTGAGGCTGGGTGGGCTAGGCAAGCAAGGTCTGTTTGTTCCTCTGAAAAGTGGGGAAAGGAGAAGGATCTCAAAAAGCCCTTGCAAagtgggcagggtggtgcatgcctgtaatccaagctaatggggagactgaggcagaaaaattgcaagttcaaggctaggctgggcaactgtctcaaaataataaaacgttctgaggatatagctcagtggcagagcacttgcgtagcatggatgaggccctggttccatcccagcacaAAAACAAATACGAAACCACCTTGCAGCCCCCTTGAACTTCAACACATCTCCTGAAATCCACCCTCAAGGATGGCGGGAGAAGGAAAAGTGTCAAGGACCTAGAGAAACAAGAGGTCCATGTAGGCACGCCCAGCACACAGCGTTGGTGGTAAAGTGTAGGTGGGACTCACCCTCAAGAGACAGGGGAAAGAGAGTGACCTGCAAAATAACCTCCCTGGGGCTTCTTCCTACAAAGAAGGTACTTTGTGCAAAAGCTATCATCATCACTCtaaatgtggaataaaaataGAGCAAAAGGAGTCAAAGTAGACAGATGTCCTGGGACTCTGACAGGATTGCAACCTTCCGATGCAACGAGGTCGGCTGGCGTTCAGACATCGCGACAGCAACATCGAGGggggagatgaaagaggaaatcaaaACGACAATTACAGCCAGATCTGGCTGAGCCTTGaatgacaaaaataaagatgtagaCGTGCAGGCACTGGGGgttctgtttaatttttccttctcttccagcCAATTAAGTgttcttcccccacctcctcctctctttcccttccgTCTAGGTCTCTATCCCTCTCTCTCGGTTTCTGTCTTCGTGTCTCGGGATTGAGCCCTCGAGCTGGCGGTGAGGGGCGCGATGCTTCAGGTGGCAGAGTCCCTCCTTGTCAACCGGCCCTTCACAACTTTGCTGGGCTCTCGGCTGTAGCGAGGCAATCTGCCTGGCAACCCGTGACGTCACGTGGAGACCGCCTCCTGGTTGGACTGGCGCTCCCTGGAGGCGGGGAAGTTTTCAGCTCCTAGGGGGTTTTGAAAAAGGGGGGAGGTGGGGGACCCGTaggaagaaaaggggaggggCTGCTCCTCCACACCCGGCACCTCACCCTGCGTCACTTCTCGGCGGCCCCGCCCTCGCAGACCCTCCCTCCCACGCCGGTCTGCCCACGACGCCTGCTTTCCCCAAGTCCCGCCCCGCTCGggccctgtcccctccctcctgccccgcCCCCTGCGCGGCCCCCGCCGCCACCCCCTTCAGGAAGCCGCAGGTCCCCCTGCTGGGAAGGGC contains:
- the Spib gene encoding transcription factor Spi-B isoform X3, giving the protein MVSSTTWIAASTLATLTQRGLLTLCGAGPSPLLSQPPPMRPSTQRWPPTATRQLSSSAMDPRPTALQGLWTRLPAWRPRGPASQHTPPRTSPASPVLSEEEDLLLDSPALEVSDSESDEALMTGPEGRGSEAGARKKLRLYQFLLGLLTRGDMRECVWWVEPGAGVFQFSSKHKELLARRWGQQKGNRKRMTYQKLARALRNYAKTGEIRKVKRKLTYQFDSALLPAARRA
- the Spib gene encoding transcription factor Spi-B isoform X1 → MLALEAAQLDGPHFSCLQYSDGVFYDLDSCKHSSYPDSEGAPDSLWGWAEPPPVPATSYEAFDPAVATYSHPSAVQLCYGPSTYSSTGTLDPAPSLETSGPSLPAYPTEDFTCQTLGPLVCAPYPSPVLSEEEDLLLDSPALEVSDSESDEALMTGPEGRGSEAGARKKLRLYQFLLGLLTRGDMRECVWWVEPGAGVFQFSSKHKELLARRWGQQKGNRKRMTYQKLARALRNYAKTGEIRKVKRKLTYQFDSALLPAARRA
- the Spib gene encoding transcription factor Spi-B isoform X4 — translated: MVSSTTWIAASTLATLTQRGLLTLGPLVCAPYPSPVLSEEEDLLLDSPALEVSDSESDEALMTGPEGRGSEAGARKKLRLYQFLLGLLTRGDMRECVWWVEPGAGVFQFSSKHKELLARRWGQQKGNRKRMTYQKLARALRNYAKTGEIRKVKRKLTYQFDSALLPAARRA
- the Spib gene encoding transcription factor Spi-B isoform X2, encoding MLALEAAQLDGPHFSCLYSDGVFYDLDSCKHSSYPDSEGAPDSLWGWAEPPPVPATSYEAFDPAVATYSHPSAVQLCYGPSTYSSTGTLDPAPSLETSGPSLPAYPTEDFTCQTLGPLVCAPYPSPVLSEEEDLLLDSPALEVSDSESDEALMTGPEGRGSEAGARKKLRLYQFLLGLLTRGDMRECVWWVEPGAGVFQFSSKHKELLARRWGQQKGNRKRMTYQKLARALRNYAKTGEIRKVKRKLTYQFDSALLPAARRA